GTGGAGTCACTGGTGTTCTCCCTGTTCGTCCTGATCGGCAATCCCCTCATCGTCATGGTCATCATGGGACTGCTGGGCTATCGCAGCCGCACCGGGTTTCTGGCGGGGCTCACGGTGGCACAGATCAGTGAGTTCTCCTTGATCCTGGGGGCGCTGGGACTGAGTCTCGGCCATATCAACGCCGAGACTATGGGCTTGATCACCTTGGTCGGCCTCATCACCATCAGCGCCTCCACCTACATGATCATCTACTCACACCCGCTGTATGAACGCCTGGCACCCTGGCTCAAGGTGTTCGAGCGCCGCCGGCATCACCGGGAAGTCACACAGAATACCGTGCCCGATGATGCTGTGCCGCAGGTAATTCTCTTTGGCTTGGGCCGGTATGGGCTCGGCATCGCCCGGACTCTGCGCGAGCGAGGCTGGCGGGTGTTGGGCATCGATTTCAACCCGGACCTGGTCAGGTCAGGTGACCCCATGGGACACCCGGTCATGTTCGGGGATGCCGGGGATCCCGAGTTCATCACGACCCTTCCGCTTGGGCGAGTGCAATGGGTAGTGAGCACAGCGCGCGAACGACATGTCAATCTAACGCTTATTCACTCGCTGCGTGGCCTCGGTTACAGCGGTCGGATTGCGATGACGGCGCAAACCCTGGATGACGAGGCTACCCTAGAAAAGGCGGGTGCCGATCTGGTCATGACGCCCTTCGTAGATGCCGCGCGTGAGGCGGCCGATCGCATCACGCGGAGGTGAATGAGATGCAGCGCTTCAAAAACATTCTTTGTGTCATAGAACATGGAGAAGCTAGCGAACCGGCACTGGGCCGGGCTGTTGAACTGGCCGAGAACAACCAGGCCAGCCTGATGGTCGTCGATGTCATCCCTCGAATACCGAACGGGATGAGAATGCCGGACGGTGGCCCGACCTCCAGCGACCTGCAGACGGCAATGGTGCACAAGTATGAGGAGCGGATGGAGGGGTTAATCACCCCCTACCGTCAGCGCCTCAATATTCAGCATAAGGTTCTTTTCGGCACCTCATTTCTCGAGGTAATTCGGGAGGTGTTGCGAAACGGGCATGACCTGGTGATCAAATGCCCGGAAGCACCAACCTGGCTGAACCGGCTGTTCGCCGGTGACGACATGAATTTATTGCGGAAGTGCCCGTGCCCCGTCTGGCTCATCAAACCTCATGCGCCGAGATCCTACTCGCGCATTCTGGCGGCCGTGGATGTAGACGATTTTTACCCGTCGCAAGAGTTGAAGACGCGTCAGCTATTAAATGTGCAGATACTGGAAACGGCGGCTTCTCTGGCTCTCTCGGAATTCGCGGAGCTTCATATCGTGCATACCTGGGAACCGATGGCCGAGTTAATCGATGGCCTAGTTTTCTCGTCGGATACATCAAGGGAGAAGTTTGCTTACAACATTGATCAGGCACGACGGCAACAACAGCAACTTCTTGACGAGCTAATACGGAACAGTAAGAGCAATGTGACACGGGATGCCATGGATCACCTGAAACCTCTAACTCATCTGCTGAAGGGTCAGGCTCGAAAGGAGATCCCCTCCTTGGCAAAGCACCTTGAGATCGATTGCATCGTCATGGGCACCGTGGCCCGCACCGGCATCCGTGGGTTCATCATGGGCAATACCGCCGAGACCATTCTCGAGCAGGTCGATTGTTCGGTACTGGCGCTCAAGCCGCAGGGATTTGTAACGCCGGTCACGCTGGATGCGTAAGGCAGGGGAAACCCTGCGCTGGATCACTCCTGTTGGCCCGCCGCGACGCGGGGGATGGCGATATAGCTACACTGAGAGGCATCGGCCCGGTAACGGGGCAGGCTGTCTTGCGGCCCGCCGAGCCGGCCGGCGTGACGGGGTGTCGCATGGACAAGAAGCACCAGATCAACCTGACCTACGTGATCGTCGCCTTCATGGTGGTGATGCTCTTCCAGAGCCTCTTCACCCACCAACGCACGACGGAGGCGATTCCCTATTCACGGTTCACGCAGATGCTGGATAACGGTGAGATCGCCTCAGTGGAAATTGGCGAGGATCGCATCACCGGCACCTACCTCAACCCGCACGGCGATGGCAGCACCGGCTTCAGCACCCACCCCGTCGACCCGACCCTGGCCGACAAGCTCGCCCAGTACGATGTCACCTACACCGGAGCGGCGAAGAACACCTTCCTGACCATCCTGCTGTCGTGGATGGTGCCGCTGCTGTTCTTCTTCCTGATCTGGAGCTTCGTGATCCGCCGCATGTCGGGCAGCCAGGGGCTCGGCGGGATGATGACGCTGGGCAAGTCCAAGGCCAAGGTGTACGTCGAGACCGAGACCAAGGTGACCTTCGAGGATGTCGCAGGGGTCGACGAGGCCAAGGACGAACTGAAGGAGGTGGTCGACTTCCTGCGCGACCCGGAACGCTATGGCCGCCTGGGAGCGCACATTCCCAAGGGCATCCTGCTGGTCGGCCCGCCGGGCACCGGCAAGACGCTGCTGGCCCGGGCGGTGGCGGGGGAATCCGGCGTGCCCTTCTTCTCGATCTCGGGCTCGGAGTTCGTCGAGATGTTCGTCGGCATCGGCGCGGCCCGGGTGCGCGACCTGTTCGAGCAGGCCGCCAAGGCCAAGCCCTGCATCATCTTCATCGACGAGCTGGATGCCCTGGGCCGGGCGCGGGGCCCCAGCGTGATGGGCGGCCAGGACGAGAAGGAGCAGACATTGAACCAGCTGCTGGCGGAGCTCGACGGTTTCGACCCGTCCGAGGGCATCGTGCTGCTGGCCGCCACCAACCGCCCGGAGATCCTGGATCCGGCGCTACTGCGCGCGGGGCGCTTCGATCGTCAGGTGCTGGTCGACCGCCCGGAGCGGGTGGGGCGCCGCGCCATCCTCGAGGTGCATATCGGCAAGGTGCAGCACCTCGACCCGGACGTGGACCTGGATCACATCGCCGCGCTGACGCCGGGCTTCACCGGGGCGGATCTGGCCAACCTGGTCAACGAGGCGGCGCTGCTGGCCACCCGCCACGACAGCGACAGGGTCACCATGGGCGACTTCACCAATGCCATCGAACGCATCGTGGCCGGCCTCGAGAAGAAGAGCCGCCTGCTCAACGTCCACGAGCGGGAGGTGGTGGCCCACCACGAGATGGGCCATGCCCTGGTGGCCTCGGCGCTGCCGGGCATGGACCCGGTGCACAAGGTCTCGATCATTCCCCGCGGCGTGGGCGCACTCGGCTACACCATGCAGCGCCCCACCGAGGACCGTTTCCTGCAGACTACCGGCGAGCTGAAGGACCGCATGACGGTACTGATGGGGGGGCGTGCCGCGGAGCGGCTGATCTTCGACGAGATATCCACCGGCGCCGCCGACGACCTGGCAAAGGCCACCGAGATCGCCCGCCACATGGCGACCCGCTTCGGCATGACCGAAGAGACCGGCCAGGTGGTCTACGAGCAGGAGCGCCAGGCCTTCCTCGGTGACACCTACGGCACCCTGAGCCCGCGCAGCTATTCAGAGGCCACGGCACGGGAAATCGATCTGGAGGTGCGCGGGCTGATCGAGGCCGCCTACCACGAGGCGCAGCGCATCCTTACCCGGCGCCGCGACACCCTGGAAGAAGGCGCGGCGCTGCTGCTCGAACGCGAGACGCTGACCGCCGACGAGTTTCCGGCCATCAAGGCGCAGGGCATGCCCTCGAGCAACAACGAGACCAAGGGCGAGGGCCATCACGAAGGCGAGGACAAGGCGGCCTCCCGTGAGGAAACAGGGGCTGCTGCATCGTCCGCCTTATCGTCCACGCCCACTTTAGTGCCCTCTTCCGTGCCGCCAGCGATACCACCCGATGCGCCGCCGGAAGACACAGCCCCAGGTGCCCCGCCGCTCCGAGGTAAAACGCGATGATCGAGCCTGACCACCAGGAAAGCACCAGCGGCACCGGCGCGCCTCTCGAGGAAACCAGCCTCGATGAGAGCACCGATCGCCTGATGCGGGCGTCGCTGGCACGACTCACCTTCGGTCTCTCGCCGGCGGCAGTGTTCCTGACCTACGTCGATTGGCTGACCAGCGTGGCGATGTCGCCGGGCAAGCAGGCGACCCTGGTCCGCAAGGCGCTGAAGAAACAGCTGCGTCTGGCAATGTGGGCCAGTCGGTCGGCCTTCGACGCCGAGGCCACGCCCTGCATCGAGCCATTGCCCCAGGATCGGCGCTTCCGCGACCCGGCCTGGCACCGCTTCCCCTATAACCTGATCTATCAGTCGTTCCTGCTGCAGCAACAGTGGTGGTTCAATGCCACCACTGGCCTCGCCGGCCTGTCACCCCACCACGAACAGGCCCTCGAGTTCGGCGCGCGCCAGCTCCTCGACATGGTCTCCCCTGCCAACTTCCCGCTCACCAATCCTGAGGTACTGGACAAGACGCTCTCGACCGGCGGCGCCAACCTGATGAAGGGCGCCGAGCAGTTTATCGATGACTGGCAGCGCCAGCTGCAGGGCCACGCACCGGCCGGGGCGGAGCGGTTCGTGCCCGGGCAGTCGGTCGCCGTGACGCCCGGCCAGGTGATCTACCGCAACAGCCTGATCGAGCTGATTCAGTACGCTCCCGCTACCGCCGAGGTGCACCCCGAGCCGGTGCTGATCGTGCCGGCCTGGATCATGAAGTACTACATCCTCGATCTCTCGCCGGATAATTCCCTGGTGCGCTACCTGGTCGGACAGGGCCACACGGTGTTCATGATCTCCTGGCGTAACCCCAGCGGGGAAGATCGTGACCTCGGGCTCGACGACTACCGCCGCCTGGGCATCATGGATAGCCTCAAGGTGATCGGCGCAATCTGCCCCGAGGCGCCGGTGCATGCGGTGGGCTATTGCCTAGGGGGCACTCTGCTTGCCATCACCGCAGCGACGATGGCCCGTGATCACGATCACCGCCTGGCCTCGATGACGCTGCTCGCCGCCCAGACCGACTTCCGCGAGGCTGGCGAGCTGATGCTGTTCATCGACGACAAGCAGCTCTCCTTCCTCGAGGACACCATGTGGGCCCAGGGGGTGCTCGACACCAAGCAGATGGCCGGCGCCTTCCAGCTGCTGCGCTCCAACGACCTGATCTGGTCGCATCTCATCAACCACTACCTGCTGGGCGAACAGCGCGCCATCAACGACCTGATGGCCTGGAATGCCGATGCCACCCGCATGCCCTACCGCATGCACAGCGAGTACCTGCGCCAGCTGTTCCTCGATAATGACCTCGCCGAGGGCCGCTTCACGGTCGAGGACCGTCCGGTGACGGTCAGCGACATCCGGGTGCCGATCTTCGCGGTGGGCACCGAGTGGGATCATGTGGCGCCCTGGCGCTCGACCTACAAGATTCATCTGCTCGCCGACACCCCGGCGCTCACCTTCCTGCTGACCAGTGGCGGCCACAACGTGGGCATCGTCTGCCCCCCCACGGACACCGGCCGCCACTACCGCATGGCCACCGCCACCGAGGGCGATGCCTATGTCGATCAGGAGACCTGGCTTGCCCGCACGCCGGAGACCGCGGGCTCCTGGTGGCCGGCCTGGCAGGGCTGGCTGGTCGCGCAATCGGGCGCTGTCCAGGCCCCGCCGTCGATGGGCTCGAGCGACTACCCGCCACTGGAGCCCGCCCCGGGGCGCTATGTGCGCAGGGAGTGAGCCAGCGGGGCGCCACCGTTGCATCAGCCGCGCCGCGACCCCATGGTAGACTGCATCGATTTCACCTGGCGGGAGCCCCGGCACACATGTCCCTCGAAGACCTGCACCTGACGCTGCGCAACCTCACCCTGGACGACTACCCTCAGCTCAAGGCGCTGATGGATCGCGTCTATCACGACATCGGCGGTGCCTGGCCGCAGCGTACCATCGAGCGCCTGATCAGCGAGTTCCCCGACGGCCAGATCGTCATCGAGGACGACAAGACCCTGGTCGGCGTGGCCCTGACCGCCCGGGTCGATTATGAGGAATTCTCCAACCCGCACCGCTACGACGACCTGATGGATCAGCGGGAGATCATCCTCAACGCCCCCGAAGGCGACGCCATGTATGGCCTGGACGTGCTGATCGACCCGGCCTACCGTGGCTACCGGCTCGGCCGGCGCCTGTACGAGGCGCGCAAGGAGCTGTGCAAGTCCTGGAACATGCGGGCGATTCTCGCCGGCGGACGGATCCCCAACTATCACCAGTACGCCGACCAGATGACGCCGGCCGAGTACCTGGATCAGGTCTCGCGCAAGGAGATCCACGACCCCATCCTGTCCTTCCAGCTGGCCAACGATTTCCAGGTCAAGCGGCTGTTGCGCAAGTACCTGCCGGAGGATGAGAAGTCCCAGGGCTACGCGACCCTGCTGGAGTGGAACAACATCCTCTTCGAGCCCGCCGAGTCGGTGCTCGACACCCGCAAGACCCAGGTGCGGGTGGGCGCGGTGCAGTGGCAGATGCGTGAGTTCTCCTCGGTGGAAGCGGTGCTGCAGCAGGCCGAGTACTTCGTCGATGCGCTGTCGGACTACCAGAGCGACTTCGCGGTCTTCCCGGAGCTCTTCAACGCCCCCTTGATGGGCCTGCAGGACCGGGCCGCCCAGCAGGACCAGATCGCCGCCATCCGCTTCCTGGCCGGCTTCACCGAACGCTTCAAGACCGAGCTGTCGCGCATGGCAGTGTCCTACAACATCAACATCGTCGCCGGCTCGATGATCGAGGAGCACGACGACGGCAACCTCTACAACATCGCCTACCTCTTCCATCGCGACGGCGACATCGAGGCCCAGGCCAAGCTGCACATCACCCCCCAGGAGCGTCGCGACTGGATCATCGAGGGCGGCGACGACCTGCGGGTCTTCGATACCGATGCCGGCCGGGTGGGCATCCTGATCTGCTACGACGTGGAATTCCCCGAGCTCTCCCGGCTGCTCGCCGATCAGGACATGGACATCCTCTTCGTGCCCTTCTGGACCGACACCAAGAACGGTTACCTGCGAGTGCGCCACTGCGCCCAGGCCCGCGCCATCGAGAACGAGTGCTACGTGGTGCTGTGCGGCAGCGTCGGCAACGTGCCCTCCATCGAGAACATGGAGATCCAGTACGCCCAGTCCTCGGTATTCTCGCCCTCGGACTTCGCCTTCCCCCACGATGCGGTGCTGGCCGAGACCACCCCCAACACCGAGATGATCATGTTCTCGGATCTCGACCTGACCCGGCTCACCGTGGTGCGCAACGAGGGCTCGGTCACCAACCTCAAAGACCGCCGCCAGGACCTTTTTGACCTGCGCTGGCGCGACTGGTCCTGGAAGTCCGGGTCTCGTCAGGAAGACAGCTGAGCCATGCTCGCGCGCTGGCGCCGCTGGCGGGACGCGCGTTTCGCCGCCCGCCACCCTTTCCCCGCGGACACCTGGGCCGAGGCCCGGGCACGATTGCCGCTGCTCGCCGCCCTCACCGATGACGAGGCCGAACGCCTGGGCCTGCGGGCCTGGGCCTTCGTGCATGCCAAGCGGCTCTCGTTGCATCCGGCCTTGGCCGATACTCCCTTCGATGCGCCCGCACGCCTGGCGCTGGCCGGCCAGGCCTGCCTGCTGACGCTAGGCTGGTCGGAGGCCGAGCATCGTGAGGCCTTTGCCAATGTGCACGAGATCCTGATCCTGCCCGAGGCCTTCGAGCGCCACGTCGAGGAAATGGATGAGGCCGGGGTGATGCACGAGTATGCCGACGAACGCGCCGGCGAGACCTCGTATCAGGGCCCGGTGGTGGTGGCCTACCCGGACCTGATGGAGAGCGGCGATTTCTCAGGCTTCAACGTGCTGATCCATGAGCTTGCCCACAAGCTCGACCTGGGCAACTCGCAGGACGTCGACGGCTTCCCGCCGCTGCCGCGAGACATCGCCTCCCGCGACTGGCACCGGGTCTTCACCGCGGTCTGGGACGACCTGCAGGCGCGCCTCGCCCGTGGCGAGGACACCCCCATCGACGACTACGCGGCGAGCCACCCCGGCGAATGCTTCGCGGTCTGCTGCGAGCACTTCTTCAGCGCCCCGGACCTGCTCATCGACGCCTACCCCGAGCTCTACACGCTGCTGTCTCGCTACTTCCAGCAGGACCCGCTGGCGCGCCTGCCTCAGGATGGCGACGGGTCAAGCCTGTCAGACAGCCAGTCCCACAGTGCCTCGGCCGCCTCCCGCGGCTGACGGTTGGCCGGGCGCACCAGCCAGAAGCGCTCGGCGCTTTCCACCGACAGGGCAAAGGGCTGCACCAGGTCATCGCGGCTCTCGACCAGCCGGCGGTGGGTGAGCGCGACGCCGCCCCCGGCCGCGGCCAGTGTCAGTGTCATCACCTGGGTATCGCAGATCAGCGTCGGGCAGTCGTCCTCGACCCCGGCGATGCCGGCCCGCTCTAGCCAGGTGGGCCAGCCCACCGCGAAGCCCGCGGCGTGTAACAGCGTCTCACCGGCCAGATCACTGGGCGCCTCCAGGCGCGCGGCCACCTCGGGCGCGCAGGCCGGCACCATCGCCTCCTCCCCGAGCGACACCGTCTCCATGCCCGCCCAGTCCCCTGACCCGTAGCGAATTTCCAGATCGGCGCCTTCCGGCCCGAAATCTTCCGGCCAGATGGCACTGACCAGACGCACCGCGACCATCGGGTGCAGGCGATGAAAGGCCAGCAGCCTGGGCGCCAGCCAGTTCTGCTGCATGACCGGCGTGGTACGCAGGGTCACCGGCGCATCCGGACGCGGGCCGAAGACCTCGGCGGTGCCTTCGGCCAGTCGCGAGAAGGCCTCGAGCACGCTGGGTAGCCAGGCCTGACCAGCCGGTGTCAGGCTCAGGCTGCGCGGGTGCCGCACGAAGAGCTTCTGGCCGAGGCGATCCTCGAGCAGGCGGATGCGCTGGCTGATCGCCGCCTGAGTCACTCCCAGCTCCTGGCCGGCGGCGGTGAAGCTCATGGTGCGGGCGGCGGCCTCGAACGCCTGCAACCAGATCAGTGGAGGTAGTCCCTTCATGCCAGATCCTTATCTATCAGACCCTTCATACCAGACTCTTCATGGCGGCACCTTCCTGTCAGCCTCTTAATGAAAAACTCCGTGATAAGCTCAGCTTGGGCATTGGGGCCAGATTAATCGTTTGTCGTAGGGCGCCGCAATCGCCAGCATAAGCGCCATATCCGCTTCACTTGGCCGCTGGCCTGCAGGAGTCCTCATGACCGACACCACGCTTACCGCCCCGGAAACGCGCCGTCCCGTGCTGGAGATGGGCGAGCTGTCGGCGTATGCCGATGCGCCGGAACTGACCGACGCCCTGGCCAGCGGCGCCCGGGTTACCCTCACCTGGGCCGACGGCGCCCAGGCTCACTTCCCGCTGATGTGGCTGCGCGACAACTGCGCCTGCGAGGCCTGCCGCCACTCAGGCACCCGGGAGCGCCTCCATGTCCCCCTGACGCCGATCACCGAGGCTCCCAGCGCTCGGCTTCACGACGGCAACCTAACCCTGACCTGGCAGGACGGCCACGTAAGCGCCTTCGATGCCGGCTGGCTGCACCAGCGCCGCCCCGGTCAGGAACCGGCCTCGGTCATTCCGGCGCGGCGCCCCTGGGCGAGCGACTATGCGCCCCAGCGGGTCAGGCACGCCGACTTCGTGGGCAGCGCAGCCGGCGAGCGTGCCTGGCTCGAGGCCCTGCTGCGCGATGGCCTGGTGCTCCTCGAGGAAGGTCCCCTGGCCGACGAGGAGGTCAGCCGCCTGGCCGAGCGCATCGGCCCGCTGCGCCCGACCAACTTCGGCGCCCGCTTCGACGTGCGCTCCAAGCCCAACCCCAACAACGCCGCCTACACCGCCATCGCCCTGGCGCTGCACTCCGACCTGCCCAACTGGCGCCAGCCGCCGGATATCCAGCTGCTCTACTGCCTGGAGAATGATGCCGAGGGCGGCGAATCGATCTTCGCCGATGGCTT
The genomic region above belongs to Halomonas sp. YLGW01 and contains:
- a CDS encoding universal stress protein is translated as MQRFKNILCVIEHGEASEPALGRAVELAENNQASLMVVDVIPRIPNGMRMPDGGPTSSDLQTAMVHKYEERMEGLITPYRQRLNIQHKVLFGTSFLEVIREVLRNGHDLVIKCPEAPTWLNRLFAGDDMNLLRKCPCPVWLIKPHAPRSYSRILAAVDVDDFYPSQELKTRQLLNVQILETAASLALSEFAELHIVHTWEPMAELIDGLVFSSDTSREKFAYNIDQARRQQQQLLDELIRNSKSNVTRDAMDHLKPLTHLLKGQARKEIPSLAKHLEIDCIVMGTVARTGIRGFIMGNTAETILEQVDCSVLALKPQGFVTPVTLDA
- the ftsH gene encoding ATP-dependent zinc metalloprotease FtsH, coding for MDKKHQINLTYVIVAFMVVMLFQSLFTHQRTTEAIPYSRFTQMLDNGEIASVEIGEDRITGTYLNPHGDGSTGFSTHPVDPTLADKLAQYDVTYTGAAKNTFLTILLSWMVPLLFFFLIWSFVIRRMSGSQGLGGMMTLGKSKAKVYVETETKVTFEDVAGVDEAKDELKEVVDFLRDPERYGRLGAHIPKGILLVGPPGTGKTLLARAVAGESGVPFFSISGSEFVEMFVGIGAARVRDLFEQAAKAKPCIIFIDELDALGRARGPSVMGGQDEKEQTLNQLLAELDGFDPSEGIVLLAATNRPEILDPALLRAGRFDRQVLVDRPERVGRRAILEVHIGKVQHLDPDVDLDHIAALTPGFTGADLANLVNEAALLATRHDSDRVTMGDFTNAIERIVAGLEKKSRLLNVHEREVVAHHEMGHALVASALPGMDPVHKVSIIPRGVGALGYTMQRPTEDRFLQTTGELKDRMTVLMGGRAAERLIFDEISTGAADDLAKATEIARHMATRFGMTEETGQVVYEQERQAFLGDTYGTLSPRSYSEATAREIDLEVRGLIEAAYHEAQRILTRRRDTLEEGAALLLERETLTADEFPAIKAQGMPSSNNETKGEGHHEGEDKAASREETGAAASSALSSTPTLVPSSVPPAIPPDAPPEDTAPGAPPLRGKTR
- a CDS encoding alpha/beta fold hydrolase, with product MIEPDHQESTSGTGAPLEETSLDESTDRLMRASLARLTFGLSPAAVFLTYVDWLTSVAMSPGKQATLVRKALKKQLRLAMWASRSAFDAEATPCIEPLPQDRRFRDPAWHRFPYNLIYQSFLLQQQWWFNATTGLAGLSPHHEQALEFGARQLLDMVSPANFPLTNPEVLDKTLSTGGANLMKGAEQFIDDWQRQLQGHAPAGAERFVPGQSVAVTPGQVIYRNSLIELIQYAPATAEVHPEPVLIVPAWIMKYYILDLSPDNSLVRYLVGQGHTVFMISWRNPSGEDRDLGLDDYRRLGIMDSLKVIGAICPEAPVHAVGYCLGGTLLAITAATMARDHDHRLASMTLLAAQTDFREAGELMLFIDDKQLSFLEDTMWAQGVLDTKQMAGAFQLLRSNDLIWSHLINHYLLGEQRAINDLMAWNADATRMPYRMHSEYLRQLFLDNDLAEGRFTVEDRPVTVSDIRVPIFAVGTEWDHVAPWRSTYKIHLLADTPALTFLLTSGGHNVGIVCPPTDTGRHYRMATATEGDAYVDQETWLARTPETAGSWWPAWQGWLVAQSGAVQAPPSMGSSDYPPLEPAPGRYVRRE
- a CDS encoding carbon-nitrogen hydrolase family protein; the encoded protein is MSLEDLHLTLRNLTLDDYPQLKALMDRVYHDIGGAWPQRTIERLISEFPDGQIVIEDDKTLVGVALTARVDYEEFSNPHRYDDLMDQREIILNAPEGDAMYGLDVLIDPAYRGYRLGRRLYEARKELCKSWNMRAILAGGRIPNYHQYADQMTPAEYLDQVSRKEIHDPILSFQLANDFQVKRLLRKYLPEDEKSQGYATLLEWNNILFEPAESVLDTRKTQVRVGAVQWQMREFSSVEAVLQQAEYFVDALSDYQSDFAVFPELFNAPLMGLQDRAAQQDQIAAIRFLAGFTERFKTELSRMAVSYNINIVAGSMIEEHDDGNLYNIAYLFHRDGDIEAQAKLHITPQERRDWIIEGGDDLRVFDTDAGRVGILICYDVEFPELSRLLADQDMDILFVPFWTDTKNGYLRVRHCAQARAIENECYVVLCGSVGNVPSIENMEIQYAQSSVFSPSDFAFPHDAVLAETTPNTEMIMFSDLDLTRLTVVRNEGSVTNLKDRRQDLFDLRWRDWSWKSGSRQEDS
- a CDS encoding M90 family metallopeptidase; protein product: MLARWRRWRDARFAARHPFPADTWAEARARLPLLAALTDDEAERLGLRAWAFVHAKRLSLHPALADTPFDAPARLALAGQACLLTLGWSEAEHREAFANVHEILILPEAFERHVEEMDEAGVMHEYADERAGETSYQGPVVVAYPDLMESGDFSGFNVLIHELAHKLDLGNSQDVDGFPPLPRDIASRDWHRVFTAVWDDLQARLARGEDTPIDDYAASHPGECFAVCCEHFFSAPDLLIDAYPELYTLLSRYFQQDPLARLPQDGDGSSLSDSQSHSASAASRG
- a CDS encoding LysR substrate-binding domain-containing protein, whose protein sequence is MKGLPPLIWLQAFEAAARTMSFTAAGQELGVTQAAISQRIRLLEDRLGQKLFVRHPRSLSLTPAGQAWLPSVLEAFSRLAEGTAEVFGPRPDAPVTLRTTPVMQQNWLAPRLLAFHRLHPMVAVRLVSAIWPEDFGPEGADLEIRYGSGDWAGMETVSLGEEAMVPACAPEVAARLEAPSDLAGETLLHAAGFAVGWPTWLERAGIAGVEDDCPTLICDTQVMTLTLAAAGGGVALTHRRLVESRDDLVQPFALSVESAERFWLVRPANRQPREAAEALWDWLSDRLDPSPS
- a CDS encoding TauD/TfdA family dioxygenase is translated as MTDTTLTAPETRRPVLEMGELSAYADAPELTDALASGARVTLTWADGAQAHFPLMWLRDNCACEACRHSGTRERLHVPLTPITEAPSARLHDGNLTLTWQDGHVSAFDAGWLHQRRPGQEPASVIPARRPWASDYAPQRVRHADFVGSAAGERAWLEALLRDGLVLLEEGPLADEEVSRLAERIGPLRPTNFGARFDVRSKPNPNNAAYTAIALALHSDLPNWRQPPDIQLLYCLENDAEGGESIFADGFAAAEALRREAPEAFRILSETPIDFRFQDEEHDIGTRAPILSLDHDGNMLEVRFNNWIRDSLRLPAHEIDAWYDAYRQFWQLLHAPAFQLDFALAPGQMVAFDNRRVLHGRRAFDPSTGRRHLQGTYLDLDMLESRLRVLSRPA